One stretch of Tenacibaculum sp. MAR_2010_89 DNA includes these proteins:
- a CDS encoding outer membrane beta-barrel protein, translating into MNDRKNIDRLFEEKLNGFEASPKPEMWDDIEAKLKKKKRRILPMWWLYSGITAVFILGFVLYPFFKNTIPLEPVINPTENIVKTPDDFNNHKKEIDTDIPLITENSNNSLKEKNTIIAEKKTINVSSKKRATNNKLIARKKIVSGKIVEGVLSDKKRAMEKIIIEKKKKEKNVVKKDTLKKLFTKKDFLAEISKKDSVLTIKTNKDKWSVSPVFALTHANSLTQSSALDKSLTSASLTGDNNISYGIRVAYQLNNKWSIQSGLFTQKVGFTNKNLSVMANVRGAGLESVELTSSPLLILSQSNNATDVNTLSSASIVTSEASLNQTYSYIEVPIELKYAVLKTSKFNTKIVTGFSSLFLNQNEVSVTSERISQTIGKASNLNTLNFSGNLGLDLEYSINKKIKFVVNPMFKIHLNTFSKNSNGFKPYTLGVYSGISYQF; encoded by the coding sequence ATGAATGATAGAAAGAACATAGACAGATTATTTGAAGAAAAGCTTAATGGATTTGAAGCTTCACCTAAGCCTGAAATGTGGGATGATATTGAGGCTAAGCTTAAAAAGAAAAAACGAAGAATTTTACCTATGTGGTGGTTGTATAGTGGTATTACGGCTGTTTTTATATTAGGTTTTGTTTTATATCCTTTTTTTAAAAATACTATTCCTTTAGAACCGGTTATTAACCCAACTGAAAACATTGTTAAAACTCCTGATGATTTTAATAATCATAAAAAAGAAATAGATACTGATATACCTTTAATAACAGAGAATAGTAACAATAGTTTAAAAGAAAAAAACACAATAATAGCAGAAAAGAAAACTATAAATGTTTCATCAAAAAAAAGAGCTACAAATAACAAATTAATTGCACGTAAAAAGATAGTATCTGGTAAAATAGTTGAAGGGGTTTTATCGGATAAAAAAAGAGCTATGGAAAAGATTATTATTGAAAAAAAGAAAAAAGAAAAAAATGTAGTTAAAAAAGATACTCTAAAAAAACTGTTTACAAAAAAAGACTTTCTTGCTGAAATAAGTAAAAAAGATAGTGTGTTAACTATCAAAACAAATAAGGATAAATGGTCTGTATCTCCTGTTTTTGCGTTAACTCATGCTAACTCTCTTACGCAAAGCTCAGCTTTAGATAAAAGTTTAACCTCAGCTAGTTTAACAGGTGATAACAATATTTCTTATGGTATAAGAGTAGCCTATCAACTAAATAATAAATGGTCTATACAATCAGGGTTATTTACACAAAAAGTTGGTTTTACAAATAAAAACTTGTCGGTTATGGCAAATGTAAGAGGAGCTGGTTTAGAAAGTGTAGAACTAACATCTAGTCCCTTGCTTATTTTAAGTCAGTCTAATAATGCTACTGATGTTAACACATTAAGTAGCGCGAGTATCGTTACTAGTGAAGCATCTTTAAACCAAACATATAGTTATATTGAAGTTCCTATTGAACTAAAGTACGCTGTCTTAAAAACTTCAAAATTTAACACCAAAATAGTTACTGGCTTTAGCTCATTATTTTTAAATCAAAATGAAGTTTCAGTAACATCAGAAAGAATATCACAAACCATTGGGAAAGCTTCTAATTTAAACACACTCAATTTTAGTGGGAATTTAGGACTCGATCTCGAATATTCAATTAATAAAAAAATAAAATTCGTTGTAAATCCAATGTTTAAAATACACTTAAACACTTTTTCAAAAAACTCAAACGGATTTAAACCATACACACTTGGTGTATACTCAGGAATTAGTTATCAATTTTAA